A window from Populus trichocarpa isolate Nisqually-1 chromosome 3, P.trichocarpa_v4.1, whole genome shotgun sequence encodes these proteins:
- the LOC7491891 gene encoding uncharacterized protein LOC7491891, whose protein sequence is MQRLCTKLRSLASVSSSHRLLHPPPQSYHRHLHFAAASRKWNLNGSLLNTSSSLPIQLPSVAALSSSRLSQLPHSLVQVRHVSSRERKKRRKPMTPRTSKVKKIKMKAYSSYKERFRTMNDGTIRRWREGKNHNAHSKSKKSKRRLRQPSTVPAAYAKVMKKLNFCG, encoded by the exons ATGCAGAGATTATGCACCAAGCTCCGATCTTTAGCCTCTGTTTCCTCCTCACATCGCCTCCTCCACCCGCCTCCACAATCTTATCACCGACATCTCCATTTCGCCGCTGCTTCCCGTAAATGGAATCTTAATGGGTCCCTTTTGAACACATCTTCTTCTTTACCAATTCAGCTTCCTTCGGTGGCAGCTCTGTCCTCTTCGCGTCTGTCTCAACTCCCCCACTCG TTGGTGCAAGTGCGTCATGTTTCATCAAGGGAGCGGAAAAAGAGGAGGAAGCCAATGACTCCACGCACCTCCAaagtaaaaaagattaaaatgaagGCTTACTC GTCCTATAAGGAAAGATTCAGGACAATGAATGATGGGACTATTCGTCGCTGGAGGGAGGGCAAGAATCACAATGCGCACTCGAAG TCAAAGAAATCAAAACGTCGACTGAGACAACCATCTACTGTACCTGCAGCCTATGCCAAAGTTATGAAGAAGCTTAATTTCTGTGGTTAA
- the LOC7491890 gene encoding CSC1-like protein At1g32090 codes for MATLQDIGVSAFINILGAFAFLLAFALLRIQPINDRVYFPKWYISGGRSSPRRAGNFVGKLVNLNIKTYLTFLNWMPQALKMSEAEIINHAGLDSAVFLRIYTLGLKIFVPITILALIILIPVNVSSGTLFFLRKELVMSDIDKLSISNVRPRSIRFFIHIALQYAFTTWTCFMLYKEYDHVASMRLRFLASQRRHAEQFTVVVRNVPHVSGRSVLDIVEQFFKKNHPNTYLCQQAVYNASKFAKLVRKRDRLRNWLDYNQLKFERHPDKRPTRKKGFLGIWGERVDSIEYYKQQIKLLEKNMASERQKILKDSKSILPVSFVSFNSRWGAAVCAQTQQSKNPTLWLTNWAPEPRDIYWRNLAIPFVSLTVRKLIISLSVFALVFFYMIPIAFVQSLANLEGLEKVAPFLRPVIELKFIKSFLQGFLPGLALKIFLYILPAVLMIMSKIEGYIAHSTLERRAAAKYYYFMLVNVFLGSIIAGTAFEQLDAFLHQSPTQIPRTIGVSIPMKATFFITYIMVDGWAGIAGEILRLKPLIIFHLKNMFLVKTERDREKAMNPGSVDFPETLPSLQLYFLLGIVYAVVTPILLPFILVFFAFAYLVYRHQIINVYNQQYESAAAFWPHVHSRIIASLLISQLLLLGLLSTKKAANSTPLLVILPILTLSFHKFCKSRFEPAFRRYPLEEAMEKDILDRTTESDINLKAYLADAYLHPIFHSFEEEELVEVEVKVERNKSHTASDPTTEINPPSPPHQVNHPFSPPHYMYHPSSPPQHVYEPSSPSHYAYHYENDIYHPPSPPHYAYHYENEP; via the exons ATGGCAACTCTTCAGGACATAGGAGTCTCAGCTTTCATAAACATTCTTGGTGCTTTTGCATTCTTGCTGGCTTTTGCTCTACTGAGAATCCAACCCATCAATGACAGAGTTTACTTTCCAAAGTGGTACATTAGCGGAGGAAGGAGCAGCCCAAGAAGGGCTGGTAACTTTGTGGGCAAATTGGTCAACCTCAATATCAAGACTTACCTGACTTTCTTGAACTGGATGCCTCAAGCCTTGAAGATGAGCGAAGCAGAGATTATCAACCATGCTGGTCTTGACTCTGCTGTTTTTTTGAGGATTTACACTCTCGG CTTAAAGATTTTTGTTCCAATTACAATCCTTGCGCTCATAATTCTCATTCCAGTGAATGTATCCAGTGGAACACTATTCTTTTTAAGGAAAGAATTGGTTATGAGTGACATTGACAAGCTTTCAATATCAAATGTCCGTCCTCGTTCCATAAG attttttatcCACATAGCGTTGCAATATGCATTCACTACATGGACTTGCTTCATGCTCTACAAGGAATATGATCATGTCGCATCAATGAGATTGCGTTTCCTGGCTTCACAAAGAAGGCATGCTGAACAGTTCACT GTAGTGGTCAGGAATGTTCCGCATGTTTCTGGTCGGTCAGTGTTAGACATAGTGGaacaattctttaaaaaaaaccatccgAATACTTATCTTTGTCAGCAG GCAGTCTATAATGCAAGCAAATTTGCAAAACTTGTGAGAAAAAGAGATAGATTGCGAAATTGGCTCGATTATAACCAGCTTAAGTTTGAAAGACATCCAGACAAAAGGCCCACTCGAAAG aaaggaTTTCTAGGAATCTGGGGTGAAAGAGTTGATTCTATTGAATACTACAAGCAACAAATAAAGCTATTGGAGAAGAAT ATGGCATCGGAGCGCCAAAAAATTCTTAAAGACTCAAAATCTATCTTGccagtttcttttgtttcttttaattcacGCTGGGGGGCAGCTGTTTGTGCACAAACACAACAAAGCAAGAACCCAACATTATGGCTGACAAATTGGGCTCCAGAACCTCGCGATATCTATTGGCGTAATTTGGCTATACCATTCGTGTCACTGACTGTTCGAAAGCTTATAATATCTTTGTCAGTGTTTGCTTTGGTGTTTTTCTACATGATACCTATAGCTTTTGTGCAATCCCTTGCAAATTTAGAGGGTCTTGAGAAAGTTGCTCCTTTCCTTAGGCCGGTCATAGAACT GAAATTCATCAAGTCATTCCTACAGGGTTTCCTTCCTGGTCTTGCACTTAAAATCTTTTTGTATATACTACCAGCGGTTTTGATGATAATGTCAAAAATCGAGGGATATATTGCACATTCAACTTTGGAGCGAAGAGCAGCAGCAAAGTATTATTACTTTATGTTAGTGAATGTATTCTTGGGGAGCATAATAGCTGGAACGGCATTCGAGCAGCTGGATGCTTTCCTTCACCAATCACCAACCCA GATTCCTAGAACTATTGGGGTTTCCATACCAATGAAGGCTACCTTTTTCATTACATATATAATGGTTGATGGATGGGCTGGTATTGCTGGAGAGATTCTCAGATTGAAGCCATTGATCATATTTCATCTTAAGAACATGTTTTTGGTAAAGACTGAAAGAGACAGAGAAAAGGCCATGAATCCTGGTAGTGTAGATTTCCCAGAGACTCTCCCAAGCCTCCAACTATACTTTCTTTTGGGAATCGTATATGCTGTGGTTACTCCAATACTGCTTCCCTTTATTCTAGTATTCTTTGCTTTCGCATACTTGGTTTACCGTCATCAG ATAATCAATGTCTACAATCAACAATACGAGAGTGCTGCTGCATTTTGGCCACATGTTCACAGCCGTATAATTGCAAGTTTATTGATATCTCAACTTTTACTTTTGGGCTTGCTTAGTACAAAAAAAGCAGCCAATTCCACTCCTTTGTTAGTTATCTTGCCCATATTGACATTATCTTTCCACAAGTTCTGTAAGAGTCGCTTCGAACCTGCATTTAGGAGGTACCCTCTTGAG GAAGCCATGGAGAAAGACATATTAGATCGAACTACAGAATCTGATATAAACTTGAAAGCATACTTGGCTGATGCATATTTGCACCCAATTTTCCACTCATTTGAGGAAGAAGAGTTAGTTGAGGTTGAGGTTAAGGTTGAAAGAAACAAATCGCATACTGCAAGTGATCCAACCACCGAAATCAACCCCCCCTCTCCACCACATCAAGTCAACCATCCTTTTTCCCCACCGCATTACATGTATCATCCTTCTTCTCCACCTCAGCATGTCTATGAGCCTTCCTCTCCATCCCATTATGCCTATCATTACGAAAATGATATCTACCATCCTCCCTCTCCACCCCATTATGCCTATCATTATGAAAACGAGCCTTGA